The following are from one region of the Cupriavidus sp. D39 genome:
- a CDS encoding ABC transporter ATP-binding protein, which yields MFETLKQIPDLGGPAQALLSVQGLIKHFPLKGGLFGRSPGKVQAVAGVNFELRKGETLGIVGESGCGKSTTSRLIMALMQPTAGEITFDGQTVGSRGLTMKDYRRQVQMVFQDSYSSLNPRLTIEDIVAFAPQVHGLGKRESLAAAHELMTAVGLNPTQFGRRYPHELSGGQRQRINIARALALRPRLLILDEPVSALDKSVQAQVLNLLVDLKAQYDLSYLFISHDLNVVQHMSDRVLVMYLGRVVEIGPADAIYTDAAHPYTAALLASRPSMDPVQRANEPPLAGDPPNPVNPPSGCHFRTRCAHAEQVCGEQSPALAAVSDRHFAACLMAERGSGHSRSLHVAA from the coding sequence ATGTTCGAAACACTCAAACAAATTCCCGATCTTGGGGGGCCTGCGCAGGCGTTGCTAAGCGTTCAGGGCCTGATCAAGCATTTCCCTCTGAAGGGTGGCCTGTTCGGGCGCAGCCCAGGCAAGGTTCAAGCGGTCGCCGGCGTGAACTTCGAACTGCGCAAAGGCGAGACGCTAGGCATCGTCGGCGAATCAGGCTGCGGCAAGTCCACCACCTCCCGGCTGATCATGGCCCTCATGCAGCCGACCGCGGGAGAAATAACATTCGACGGACAGACTGTCGGATCGCGCGGGCTGACGATGAAAGACTACCGCCGCCAGGTGCAGATGGTGTTTCAGGACAGCTATTCTTCGCTCAATCCCCGGCTGACCATTGAAGATATTGTCGCTTTTGCGCCGCAGGTGCATGGCTTGGGCAAACGGGAATCTCTCGCTGCCGCGCATGAATTGATGACTGCGGTGGGACTCAATCCCACCCAGTTCGGCCGCCGCTATCCGCACGAACTGTCGGGCGGCCAGCGCCAGCGCATCAACATCGCCCGCGCATTGGCGCTGCGGCCGCGCCTGCTCATTCTCGACGAGCCGGTCTCTGCTCTCGATAAATCGGTTCAGGCTCAAGTGCTCAATCTGCTGGTCGACCTGAAGGCGCAATACGACCTGAGCTATCTGTTCATCAGTCACGACCTCAATGTGGTCCAGCATATGTCGGACCGCGTACTGGTGATGTATCTCGGGCGCGTGGTGGAAATCGGACCCGCGGACGCGATCTACACCGACGCGGCTCATCCTTATACCGCGGCGCTTCTGGCCAGCCGGCCATCGATGGATCCGGTGCAGCGCGCCAACGAGCCGCCGCTGGCCGGCGATCCTCCCAATCCGGTCAACCCGCCCTCGGGTTGCCACTTTCGCACTCGCTGCGCGCATGCCGAACAGGTCTGCGGCGAGCAGAGCCCGGCCCTGGCGGCTGTCAGCGAT